A section of the Felis catus isolate Fca126 chromosome B2, F.catus_Fca126_mat1.0, whole genome shotgun sequence genome encodes:
- the SFTA2 gene encoding surfactant-associated protein 2 isoform X1, with protein MGARLPFFLFLTLLSSSQGTGPRMILQLKLKDYLLANFSYDSSFLELLEKSLHFFTCKVGMIVPDAWTVVSITWRSYVGYMGRDSGAQGPSHLGAGPL; from the exons ATGGGGGCCAGgctgcccttcttcctcttcctgacaCTCCTAAGCAGCTCACAGGGAACAG GGCCAAGAATGATTTTGCAGCTGAAGCTGAAGGACTACCTTCTAGCAAATTTCTCCTATGATTCCAGCTTCCTGGAATTGCTCGAAAAG agcctccatttcttcacctgcaaaGTGGGAATGATAGTACCTGATGCTTGGACTGTTGTGAGCATTACATGGAGAAGCTACGTAGGGTACATGGGCAG GGACTCAGGAGCCCAGGGCCCATCTCACCTCGGGGCCGGGCCTTTGTGA
- the SFTA2 gene encoding surfactant-associated protein 2 isoform X2, which produces MGARLPFFLFLTLLSSSQGTGPRMILQLKLKDYLLANFSYDSSFLELLEKLCFLLHLPPGTNVTLHHAGSPHRAICKV; this is translated from the exons ATGGGGGCCAGgctgcccttcttcctcttcctgacaCTCCTAAGCAGCTCACAGGGAACAG GGCCAAGAATGATTTTGCAGCTGAAGCTGAAGGACTACCTTCTAGCAAATTTCTCCTATGATTCCAGCTTCCTGGAATTGCTCGAAAAG ctctgcttcctcctccacctcccacctGGGACCAATGTCACCCTCCATCATGCAGGATCCCCACACCGTGCCATCTGCAAAGTCTGA
- the MUCL3 gene encoding mucin-like protein 3: MAQPAHCIRSSFGLHCCLIFLLASQEAGAITFQELQKIGDSPASDNLFPPTSGFVYSALPDHTALQSSHSPLDLTKSTETHNLKRNCNTTHHLKPIYKHIGNSQNSTSHHEVLPTSEKTPSNQGKDPNVRNGRSIDPTDSTNTHKGSSGVKYPTSAPKIKTTCLKFKSVTGTDKSVTSLRNITSESKSATSQKTINPVHNSGNSESKKIPMYSSGKSTTAPSDEVTRTPRRSERAGDHTIAANLRTTVASGTMMMKTTGRINRTSAIEKTTQIPATLREHRHSTISAHINITKSLENSLEHGKVATLPYEKTPGVPTESTKYGEETTSTNKKTTLTPQKSKKHGQNTTPDSRRTTRAPEGPTDYGEKTTLANGKTMRAPAGPKDHEKTTPANREVTRPVEGPKNHEKKTTTVNGKTTNAPESPKGHGEKTTSANGMITRTLEGPKDYGEKTTPANGKTMRAPSGFKDHEKITPANKEITRSLEGPKDHEKKTTTVNRKITSAPEGPKGHDEKTTSANGVTTSVPEGPKEHEEKTTRTPEGPKDHREKTTTVRKITSAPERSKNHEERTTSANGMITRAPEGPKEYGKKTTRTLEGPKGSGEKTTPANGKTTGAPEGPENHGGKTTRALERTKDHREKNTLTNGKTTRAPEGPTDHRGKTTRALEGIKDYGEKTTLANGKTMSAPEGPKDHGKTTPANRETTRALEGPKHHGEKTTTVNRKTTRALGGPNDHQEKTTLANGKTTRVPAGSKDDGGKTTRALQGSKDHGEKTTRALKGPKDQREKTTPANRKTTRAPEGPRNHGEKTTLANGITTRAPEVPTDHGEKTTPTNRETTRAPEGPKDNGEKTTLANRMTTRAPEGPKDHEGKTTRALEEPKNHGEKNTTVNGKTTRAREIPTDHGEKIISANSNTTRAPERPKEHGENATPANKKTTRTQAKSIKHGLKATLATETTKPPRKPKESVGKNTASTETIRPPFNVTGDKSVTNTSPGSNKTDVTHGVPIGSFTLTTSHIELSSIMSEAPGNQNHPYQNKDGSQGGLRAGGMRENDSFPAWAIVIVVLVAVILFLVFLGLIFLIACTMKTRRALVQNTEDNDPEDDGGPNSYPVYLMEQQTLGKGQIPSPR, encoded by the exons ATGGCCCAGCCAGCCCACTGCATCCGCTCCTCCTttggcctccactgctgcctcatCTTCCTTTTAGCTTCTCAGGAGGCAG GTGCTATCACATTTCAAGAACTTCAGAAAATTGGTGATTCCCCAGCATCTGATAATTTGTTCCCTCCTACTTCAGGCTTTGTTTATAGTGCACTCCCTGATCATACTGCTCTTCAGTCAAGCCATAGCCCTCTAGACCTCACTAAATCTACAGAAACCCATAATCTAAAACGCAATTGCAACACTACACACCATCTGAAGCCGATTTACAAACACATAGGTAATTCCCAAAACTCTACAAGTCATCATGAAGTTCTTCCTACTTCTGAAAAAACCCCGAGCAAtcaaggaaaagacccaaatgtTCGGAATGGACGGTCTATTGATCCTACTGACTCTACTAACACACATAAAGGATCGTCTGGTGTAAAATATCCAACGTCAGCACCCAAGATCAAAACAACTTGCCTTAAGTTCAAATCAGTTACAGGAACAGATAAAAGTGTAACATCTTTGAGAAACATTACTTCAGAGAGTAAAAGCGCTACTTCACAGAAGACCATAAATCCTGTCCACAACTCAGGAAATTCGGAGAGCAAAAAAATACCTATGTATTCCTCAGGCAAAAGCACAACAGCCCCATCAGATGAGGTTACAAGAACCCCACGAAGGTCAGAAAGAGCTGGAGATCATACAATAGCTGCTAATCTCAGAACTACAGTTGCCTCAGGCACAATGATGATGAAGACTACAGGACGTATAAACAGGACATCAGCCATTGAAAAGACCACACAAATACCAGCAACACTTAGAGAACATAGACACAGCACCATATCAGCTCATATAAATATCACAAAATCACTAGAAAACTCACTAGAACATGGAAAAGTAGCCACATTGCCTTATGAGAAGACTCCGGGAGTCCCAACAGAATCTACAAAATATGGAGAAGAGACTACATCAACCAATAAGAAAACCACACTAACCCCCCAAAAGTCCAAGAAACATGGACAGAACACCACTCCGGACAGCAGAAGGACCACAAGGGCCCCAGAAGGGCCCACTGACTATGGTGAGAAGACAACCCTCGCCAATGGGAAGACCATGAGAGCCCCAGCAGGGCCCAAGGACCATGAGAAGACCACCCCAGCCAACAGGGAGGTCACAAGACCCGTGGAAGGGCCTAAGAATCATGAGAAGAAGACCACTACAGTCAACGGGAAGACCACAAATGCCCCAGAAAGCCCCAAGGGTCATGGGGAGAAGACTACATCAGCCAACGGGATGATCACAAGAACCCTAGAAGGGCCCAAGGACTATGGGGAGAAGACCACCCCAGCCAATGGGAAGACCATGAGAGCCCCATCAGGGTTCAAGGACCATGAGAAGATCACCCCAGCCAACAAGGAAATCACAAGATCCCTGGAAGGGCCTAAGGATCATGAGAAGAAGACCACTACAGTCAACAGGAAGATCACAAGTGCCCCAGAAGGCCCCAAGGGACATGATGAGAAGACTACATCAGCCAATGGGGTGACCACAAGTGTCCCAGAAGGGCCCAAGGAACATGAGGAAAAGACCACAAGAACTCCAGAAGGGCCCAAGGACCACAGGGAGAAGACCACCACAGTCAGGAAGATCACAAGTGCCCCAGAAAGGTCCAAGAACCATGAGGAAAGGACTACATCTGCCAATGGGATGATCACGAGAGCCCCAGAAGGCCCCAAGGAATATGGGAAGAAAACCACAAGAACCCTAGAAGGGCCCAAGGGCTCTGGTGAGAAGACAACGCCAGCTAATGGGAAGACCACGGGAGCCCCAGAAGGGCCTGAGAACCATGGGGGAAAGACCACTAGAGCCCTAGAAAGGACCAAGGACCACAGGGAGAAAAACACCCTGACCAATGGGAAGACGACAAGAGCCCCAGAAGGGCCCACGGACCATAGGGGGAAGACCACTAGAGCCCTAGAAGGGATCAAAGACTATGGTGAGAAGACAACCCTAGCCAATGGGAAGACGATGAGTGCCCCAGAAGGGCCCAAGGACCATGGGAAGACCACCCCAGCCAACAGGGAGACCACAAGAGCCCTGGAAGGTCCCAAACATCATGGGGAGAAGACCACCACAGTCAACAGGAAGACCACTAGAGCCCTAGGGGGGCCCAACGACCATCAGGAGAAGACCACCCTGGCCAATGGTAAGACCACAAGAGTCCCAGCAGGGTCCAAGGATGATGGGGGTAAGACCACCAGAGCCCTACAAGGGTCCAAGGACCATGGGGAGAAGACCACCAGAGCCCTAAAAGGGCCCAAGGACCAGAGGGAGAAGACCACCCCAGCCAACAGGAAGACCACAAGAGCTCCAGAAGGGCCCAGGAACCACGGGGAGAAGACTACACTGGCCAATGGGATAACCACGAGAGCCCCAGAAGTTCCTACAGACCATGGGGAGAAAACCACCCCAACCAACAGGGAGACCACAAGAGCCCCAGAAGGGCCCAAGGACAATGGAGAGAAAACAACACTGGCCAATAGGATGACCACGAGAGCCCCAGAAGGCCCCAAGGACCATGAGGGGAAGACCACTAGAGCCCTAGAAGAGCCCAAGAACCATGGGGAGAAGAACACAACGGTCAATGGAAAGACCACAAGAGCCCGAGAAATTCCCACAGACCATGGGGAGAAGATCATCTCGGCCAACAGCAATACCACAAGAGCCCCAGAGAGGCCCAAAGAACATGGAGAAAATGCCACTCCAGCCAATAAGAAGACAACAAGAACTCAAGCCAAATCTATAAAACATGGACTAAAGGCCACATTGGCCACTGAGACCACAAAACCCCCAAGAAAACCTAAAGAAAGTGTAGGAAAAAACACAGCTTCCACAGAGACTATAAGACCTCCATTTAATGTCACAGGAGACAAATCTGTCACTAATACCTCTCCTGGTTCAAATAAAACTGATGTTACCCACGGAGTACCCATTGGTTCTTTTACACTCACCACATCTCACATAGAGCTGAGTTCCATCATGTCAGAAGCCCCAGGCAACCAAAACCATCCATATCAGAACAAAGATGGCTCACAGGGAGGTCTTCGTGCTGGAGGAATGAGGGAGAATGATTCATTCCCTGCATGGGCCATAGTTATTGTGGTCCTGGTGGCTGTGATTCTCTTCCTGGTGTTCCTTGGCCTTATCTTCTTG ATTGCCTGTACGATGAAAACACGCCGTGCACTGGTCCAAAACACAGAGGACAATGACCCAGAGGATGATGGGGGCCCTAATTCCTACCCAGTCTACCTGATGGAGCAGCAGACTCTTGGCAAGGGCCAGATCCCTTCCCCACGGTGA